The Burkholderia ambifaria AMMD genome has a segment encoding these proteins:
- a CDS encoding helix-turn-helix domain-containing protein, with protein sequence MSRLDIADVARRSGLPASTLRYYEEKGLIVPNGRHGLRRQYDESVLERLALIALGREAGFALDDILAMFGADGRPAIDRAKLDDKADELDRTIRRLGAVRDALRHAAVCPAPSHLECPSFRKLLRVAAHRHPARRTKAEGA encoded by the coding sequence ATGAGCCGCCTGGATATCGCCGATGTCGCGCGTCGCTCGGGATTGCCCGCGTCGACGCTGCGCTACTACGAGGAAAAGGGATTGATCGTGCCGAACGGCCGTCACGGGCTGCGGCGCCAGTACGACGAGTCGGTGCTGGAGCGCCTTGCGCTCATCGCGCTTGGCCGGGAGGCCGGTTTCGCGCTCGACGACATCCTCGCGATGTTCGGCGCGGATGGCCGACCGGCGATCGATCGCGCGAAGCTCGACGACAAGGCCGACGAGCTCGACCGTACGATCCGCCGTCTCGGTGCGGTGCGCGATGCGCTGCGGCATGCGGCCGTGTGCCCGGCGCCGAGTCATCTCGAGTGTCCGTCGTTCCGCAAGCTGCTGCGCGTCGCCGCGCACCGTCATCCGGCGCGTCGCACGAAGGCGGAAGGCGCGTAG
- a CDS encoding SH3 domain-containing protein, whose protein sequence is MSNTIIRSLCVVLFGIAAVPGIADAQSSAYTNSGAELFAGPAPDYPVVAQLPPGTAVDVFGCLSDYSWCDVALPGVRGWIDAQQLDYPYQGNYVPLLEYGAIIGVPVTGFAIGTYWDRYYRHRPWFHDRDRWEHRAEPRVGPGGMPPAYYGRPQPGWPAQREPRGAPPVQHDARPSATRGGWNGPNRAPAPQVAPAPARAPAPMPAPAPMPAPAPIPGAAGVRQPAPPPAQPAQPAPSGGAVQMMPPAHQGGGGYGGRPQGGGDGGGNHGGGGGRGRSDEFRR, encoded by the coding sequence ATGAGCAACACCATCATTAGAAGTCTGTGCGTCGTCCTGTTCGGCATCGCGGCCGTGCCGGGGATCGCCGACGCGCAAAGCAGCGCCTACACGAACTCGGGCGCCGAACTCTTTGCGGGGCCGGCGCCCGATTATCCGGTCGTCGCGCAACTTCCGCCCGGCACCGCGGTGGACGTGTTCGGCTGCCTGAGCGACTACTCGTGGTGCGACGTCGCGCTGCCGGGCGTGCGCGGCTGGATCGACGCGCAGCAGCTCGACTACCCGTACCAGGGCAATTACGTGCCGCTGCTCGAATACGGCGCGATCATCGGCGTGCCGGTGACCGGGTTCGCGATCGGCACGTACTGGGACCGCTATTACCGCCACCGGCCGTGGTTTCACGATCGCGATCGCTGGGAGCATCGTGCCGAGCCTCGCGTTGGCCCCGGCGGGATGCCGCCCGCCTACTACGGCCGTCCGCAGCCGGGCTGGCCGGCCCAGCGCGAGCCGCGCGGCGCGCCGCCGGTGCAGCATGATGCGCGGCCGTCGGCCACGCGCGGCGGCTGGAATGGCCCGAACCGCGCGCCGGCGCCGCAGGTCGCACCCGCGCCCGCACGCGCGCCCGCGCCGATGCCTGCACCCGCACCGATGCCCGCACCCGCGCCGATACCCGGCGCGGCCGGTGTCCGTCAGCCGGCGCCGCCGCCCGCCCAACCCGCGCAGCCCGCACCGAGCGGTGGCGCGGTCCAGATGATGCCGCCGGCACATCAGGGCGGCGGCGGTTACGGCGGTCGGCCGCAAGGCGGCGGGGACGGGGGCGGAAACCACGGCGGTGGTGGAGGCCGGGGCCGCAGCGACGAGTTCCGTCGTTGA
- a CDS encoding acetyl-CoA hydrolase/transferase family protein: MSSSRILAPALRSLVRTADEAAALIRPGMTVAMSGFTGSGYPKAVPAALAAHIEAAHARGEDFRINVLTGASTAPELDGALARTNGISMRLPYQSDPTLRDKINSGEVDYQDVHLSHVAQYAWFGLYGDLDVAIVEVAGIREDGLLIPSASIGNNKTWLEQAKHVILEVNSRQPLGLDGMHDVYYGTALPPHRKPIPLTKSDDRIGEPYLRCPADKIVAIVETDAPDRSNAFSAPDATSKQIALQLIDFLRHEVKRGRLPENLLPLQSGVGNITNAVLAELSSAGFSNLTAYTEVIQDGMLDLLDDGTLSFASATALSLSPAAVQRFADEIATFREKILLRPQEISNHPELVRRLGCIAMNGMIEADIYGNVNSTHVMGTKIQNGIGGSGDFARNGYLSCFMSASTAKGGAISRIVPMASHVDHTEHDVAVVVTEQGLADLRGLSPKQRARKIIATCAHPDYRPMLEDYFERASRESFGKHTPHLLAEALSWHERYVRTGTMKA, translated from the coding sequence ATGTCTTCATCACGCATCCTCGCTCCCGCCCTGCGTTCGCTCGTCCGCACCGCCGACGAAGCCGCCGCGCTGATCCGTCCCGGCATGACCGTCGCGATGAGCGGCTTCACCGGCTCGGGTTATCCGAAGGCCGTGCCGGCCGCGCTCGCCGCCCACATCGAGGCCGCCCACGCGCGCGGCGAGGACTTCCGGATCAACGTGCTGACGGGCGCGTCGACCGCGCCGGAACTCGACGGCGCGCTCGCCCGCACCAACGGCATCTCGATGCGCCTGCCGTACCAGTCCGACCCGACGCTGCGCGACAAGATCAATAGCGGCGAAGTCGACTACCAGGACGTCCACCTGAGCCACGTCGCGCAATACGCGTGGTTCGGGCTGTACGGCGACCTCGACGTCGCGATCGTCGAAGTCGCGGGCATCCGCGAGGACGGGCTGCTGATTCCGTCCGCATCGATCGGCAACAACAAGACGTGGCTCGAGCAGGCGAAGCACGTGATCCTCGAAGTCAACTCGCGCCAGCCGCTCGGCCTCGACGGGATGCACGACGTCTATTACGGCACCGCGCTGCCGCCGCACCGCAAGCCGATTCCGCTGACCAAAAGCGACGACCGGATCGGCGAGCCGTACCTGCGCTGCCCGGCCGACAAGATCGTCGCGATCGTCGAGACCGACGCGCCGGACCGCAGCAACGCGTTCTCCGCGCCGGACGCCACGTCCAAGCAGATCGCGCTGCAACTGATCGATTTCCTGCGCCACGAAGTGAAGCGCGGCCGTCTGCCGGAAAACCTGCTGCCGCTGCAGTCGGGGGTCGGCAACATCACGAACGCGGTGCTCGCGGAACTGAGCTCGGCCGGCTTCTCGAACCTGACCGCGTACACCGAGGTGATCCAGGACGGCATGCTCGACCTGCTCGACGACGGCACGCTGAGCTTCGCGTCGGCCACCGCGCTGTCGCTGAGCCCGGCCGCCGTACAGCGCTTCGCCGACGAGATCGCGACGTTCCGCGAAAAAATCCTGCTGCGCCCTCAGGAGATCAGCAACCATCCGGAACTCGTGCGCCGCCTCGGCTGCATCGCGATGAACGGGATGATCGAGGCCGACATCTACGGCAACGTGAACTCGACGCACGTGATGGGCACGAAGATCCAGAACGGCATCGGCGGCTCGGGCGACTTCGCGCGCAACGGCTACCTGTCGTGCTTCATGTCGGCCAGCACCGCGAAGGGCGGCGCGATCTCGCGGATCGTGCCGATGGCGAGCCACGTCGACCATACCGAGCACGACGTCGCGGTGGTCGTCACCGAGCAGGGGCTCGCCGATCTGCGCGGCCTGTCGCCGAAGCAGCGGGCGCGCAAGATCATCGCGACCTGCGCGCATCCCGATTACCGTCCGATGCTCGAGGACTACTTCGAGCGCGCGTCGCGCGAGAGCTTCGGCAAGCACACGCCGCACCTGCTCGCCGAGGCGCTGTCGTGGCACGAACGCTATGTGCGCACCGGGACGATGAAGGCCTGA
- a CDS encoding helix-hairpin-helix domain-containing protein produces the protein MQTTISQTHEENRQIAACLREAAQLLADQGANPYRVAAYRASADTIESLDDGIRTRFNAGGVDALGALPEVGTGVAQAIAEWLVTGRWRLLDRLRGDAERVSAFEAVPGIGHALALRIHDQLHIDTLEELERAALSGQLDAISGVGPRRAAGIRAALDDVLSRRRRWQGHAQDADLGTEPPVELLLYIDRLYRNKAAAGILPMLVTRRVNADVSVSPPVMHMTKGGWHFTALCPYPARPHEAGRTADWVALYFYDALQCEHQRTVVTETFGSLVGKRIVRGREMECRVYYAG, from the coding sequence ATGCAGACGACCATCAGCCAGACGCACGAGGAAAACCGGCAAATCGCGGCTTGCCTGCGCGAAGCCGCGCAGCTGCTTGCCGATCAGGGCGCGAATCCTTACCGGGTTGCCGCCTACCGCGCGTCGGCCGATACGATCGAGTCGCTCGACGACGGCATCCGTACGCGCTTCAACGCGGGCGGTGTCGATGCGCTCGGCGCGCTGCCGGAGGTCGGCACGGGCGTCGCGCAGGCGATCGCCGAATGGCTGGTGACCGGGCGCTGGCGCCTGCTCGATCGGCTGCGCGGCGATGCCGAACGCGTGTCCGCGTTCGAAGCCGTGCCGGGCATCGGGCATGCGCTCGCGCTGCGGATTCACGACCAGTTGCACATCGATACGCTCGAGGAGCTCGAACGCGCGGCCCTCAGCGGCCAGCTCGACGCGATTTCGGGCGTCGGCCCGCGTCGCGCGGCCGGCATCCGCGCGGCGCTCGACGACGTGCTGAGCCGGCGCCGGCGCTGGCAAGGCCACGCGCAGGACGCCGACCTCGGCACCGAGCCGCCTGTCGAACTGCTGCTTTACATCGACCGCCTGTACCGCAACAAGGCCGCCGCCGGCATCCTGCCGATGCTCGTGACGCGCCGCGTGAACGCGGACGTCAGCGTGTCGCCGCCCGTGATGCACATGACGAAAGGCGGCTGGCATTTCACCGCACTGTGCCCGTATCCCGCCCGCCCGCATGAAGCCGGCCGCACCGCGGACTGGGTCGCGCTCTACTTCTACGATGCGTTGCAATGCGAGCACCAGCGGACGGTCGTCACCGAAACGTTCGGTTCGCTCGTCGGCAAGCGCATCGTGCGCGGACGCGAGATGGAATGCCGCGTCTATTACGCGGGATGA
- a CDS encoding aldehyde dehydrogenase (NADP(+)) — MQLTGQLLIGQSAIAGQNGTLHAIAAATGEPLDPAFGGASLHDLETACTLADDAFDTYRETPPEQRAAFLDAIGRNIMALGDDLIERCVTETGLPRARIEGERGRTVGQLALFASLVRDGGYVDARIDPARPERKPLPRVDLRLRNVAIGPVAVFGASNFPLAFSVAGGDTASALAAGCPVIVKAHSAHPGTSELVGRAIQQAVRECGLPAGVFSLLFDASREIGQALVADPRIKAVGFTGSRRGGVALMNIAAARHEPIPVYAEMSSINPVLLFPAALDARHDTIAPQFAASLALGAGQFCTNPGLVLAVDGPALRAFEAAAASAVQATTAQTMLTPHIHASYAQGVAALRAHDAVELLAEGVEGGRYQARAALFATSADAFIAHPELRDEVFGPASLIVRCPDADTLHRVLKSLEGQLTIAAHLADDDAALFAALRPTLERKAGRILVNGFGTGVEVGHAMVHGGPFPATSDTRTTSVGARAIERFLRPVSYQDVPDALLPDAIRNGNPLNVPQRIDGVPAPRDARDV, encoded by the coding sequence ATGCAACTCACAGGTCAGCTCCTGATCGGCCAGTCGGCCATCGCCGGACAGAACGGCACCCTCCACGCGATCGCCGCCGCCACCGGCGAACCGCTCGACCCCGCGTTCGGCGGCGCGAGCCTGCACGACCTGGAGACGGCCTGCACGCTCGCCGACGACGCATTCGACACATACCGCGAAACGCCTCCCGAGCAACGCGCCGCGTTTCTCGACGCGATCGGCCGCAACATCATGGCGCTCGGCGACGACCTGATCGAGCGCTGCGTCACCGAAACGGGCCTGCCGCGCGCACGCATCGAAGGCGAACGCGGCCGCACGGTCGGCCAGCTCGCGCTGTTCGCGTCGCTCGTGCGCGACGGCGGTTACGTCGACGCACGCATCGACCCGGCCCGGCCGGAGCGCAAGCCGCTGCCGCGGGTCGACCTGCGCCTGCGCAACGTCGCGATCGGGCCGGTCGCCGTGTTCGGCGCGTCGAACTTCCCGCTCGCGTTCTCGGTCGCGGGCGGCGATACCGCGTCGGCACTCGCGGCCGGCTGCCCGGTGATCGTCAAGGCGCACTCCGCGCATCCGGGCACGTCCGAGCTCGTCGGCCGCGCGATCCAGCAAGCCGTGCGCGAATGCGGGCTGCCGGCCGGCGTGTTCTCGCTGCTGTTCGACGCGTCGCGCGAGATCGGCCAGGCGCTCGTCGCCGATCCGCGCATCAAGGCCGTCGGTTTCACCGGCTCACGCCGCGGCGGCGTCGCGCTGATGAACATCGCGGCCGCGCGCCACGAGCCGATTCCGGTCTATGCGGAAATGAGCTCGATCAATCCGGTGCTGCTGTTCCCGGCCGCGCTCGACGCGCGCCACGACACGATCGCGCCGCAATTCGCCGCGTCGCTCGCGCTCGGCGCCGGCCAGTTCTGCACGAACCCGGGCCTCGTGCTCGCGGTCGACGGCCCCGCGCTGCGCGCGTTCGAAGCCGCGGCGGCCTCCGCCGTGCAAGCGACCACCGCGCAGACGATGCTCACGCCGCACATCCACGCAAGCTATGCGCAAGGCGTGGCCGCCCTGCGCGCGCACGACGCGGTCGAGCTGCTGGCGGAAGGTGTGGAAGGCGGCCGCTACCAGGCACGCGCGGCGCTGTTCGCGACGTCGGCTGACGCGTTCATCGCGCACCCCGAACTGCGTGACGAAGTGTTCGGCCCCGCATCGCTGATCGTGCGCTGCCCGGATGCCGACACGCTGCATCGCGTGCTGAAGTCGCTCGAAGGCCAGTTGACGATCGCCGCGCATCTCGCCGACGACGACGCCGCGCTGTTTGCCGCGCTACGCCCGACGCTGGAGCGCAAGGCCGGCCGCATTCTCGTCAACGGCTTCGGCACGGGTGTCGAGGTCGGTCACGCGATGGTGCACGGCGGCCCGTTCCCGGCCACGTCCGACACGCGCACCACGTCGGTCGGTGCACGCGCGATCGAGCGGTTCCTGCGCCCCGTGTCGTACCAGGACGTGCCGGACGCGCTGCTGCCCGACGCCATCCGCAACGGCAACCCGCTGAACGTGCCGCAACGCATCGACGGCGTGCCCGCGCCGCGGGACGCGCGCGATGTCTGA
- a CDS encoding sigma-70 family RNA polymerase sigma factor has protein sequence MTTPRPTLRADTPLDPIIQLLALAGEQGYLTHADLVDALPPESDSPDALDVVRAALADIGIAVLDEPASPAPFAGAAPVDVDRDALDEGRALLGDLARGTSASTDPLALYMRRIHAVPLLKREDEIVLAREIETGRHQILHALAGYPAAVDALLARHGATGGSVAAGDEADDSRDGEGDTPAPARYDTLQAAITALRAALHAQGCRSAEYRDARNRLAALLGSLAWVAPAVDDASRIVRALATAPANAAADSDAACFDAVARRALGAALSDGQQKVRDGTRAMLEANLRLVLSIARKYMNRGVDLPDLVQDGCLGLMRAIEKFEYRRGFKFSTYATWWIRQAVARAVADRSRTIRVPVHVGDQYQRVQRHALRFRQRTGRRATPAELAAESGLPEGKLRAVLALPAEPLSLDTPLPDAETGLVDLIEDQASASPFERLADTRMRECVTSLLRSVTPAEADVLRRRFGLGGAEPDTYDAIAQDAGMSRERVRQIEKRALATLRTAAEAEGAESFLDA, from the coding sequence ATGACTACGCCACGCCCCACGCTTCGGGCGGACACGCCCCTCGATCCGATCATCCAGCTGCTGGCGCTCGCCGGCGAACAGGGTTATCTGACGCACGCCGACCTCGTCGACGCGCTGCCGCCGGAAAGCGACAGCCCCGACGCGCTGGACGTCGTGCGCGCCGCGCTCGCGGACATCGGCATCGCCGTCCTCGACGAGCCGGCCTCGCCGGCGCCGTTCGCGGGCGCGGCACCGGTCGACGTCGATCGCGATGCGCTCGACGAGGGCCGCGCGCTGCTCGGCGATCTCGCCCGCGGCACGAGCGCGTCGACCGATCCGCTCGCGCTCTATATGCGACGCATTCATGCGGTGCCGCTGCTCAAGCGCGAGGACGAAATCGTGCTCGCCCGCGAGATCGAAACGGGCCGCCATCAGATCCTGCACGCGCTCGCCGGCTATCCGGCGGCGGTCGATGCGCTGCTCGCGCGCCATGGTGCAACGGGTGGAAGCGTCGCGGCCGGAGACGAAGCCGATGACAGCCGCGACGGCGAAGGCGACACGCCGGCACCCGCGCGCTACGACACGCTGCAGGCCGCCATCACGGCCCTGCGCGCCGCATTGCACGCGCAAGGCTGCCGCTCAGCCGAATACCGCGACGCGCGCAACCGCCTCGCCGCACTGCTCGGTTCGCTCGCGTGGGTTGCGCCGGCCGTCGACGATGCGAGCCGCATCGTGCGCGCGCTTGCCACCGCGCCGGCCAATGCCGCCGCCGACAGCGACGCCGCATGCTTCGACGCAGTCGCGCGCCGTGCGCTCGGCGCCGCGCTGAGCGACGGTCAGCAAAAGGTACGCGACGGTACCCGCGCGATGCTGGAGGCGAACCTGCGGCTCGTGCTGTCGATCGCGCGCAAGTACATGAACCGCGGCGTTGACCTGCCCGACCTCGTGCAGGACGGCTGCCTCGGCCTGATGCGGGCGATCGAGAAGTTCGAATACCGGCGCGGCTTCAAGTTCTCGACCTATGCGACCTGGTGGATCCGGCAGGCGGTCGCACGCGCGGTAGCCGACCGTTCGCGCACGATCCGCGTGCCCGTGCACGTCGGCGACCAGTACCAGCGCGTGCAGCGGCATGCGCTGCGCTTTCGCCAACGCACGGGCCGCCGCGCGACGCCGGCCGAACTGGCCGCCGAATCCGGGCTCCCCGAGGGCAAGCTGCGTGCGGTGCTCGCGCTGCCTGCCGAGCCGCTGTCGCTCGACACGCCGCTGCCCGACGCGGAGACGGGCCTCGTCGACCTGATCGAGGACCAGGCGTCGGCGAGCCCGTTCGAGCGCCTCGCGGACACGCGCATGCGCGAATGCGTGACGTCGCTGCTGCGCTCGGTCACGCCGGCCGAAGCCGACGTGCTGCGTCGGCGGTTCGGCCTCGGTGGCGCCGAGCCCGACACCTACGACGCGATCGCGCAGGACGCGGGCATGTCGCGCGAACGCGTGCGGCAGATCGAGAAGCGCGCGCTCGCCACGCTGCGCACGGCTGCGGAAGCCGAGGGCGCGGAGTCGTTCCTCGACGCGTAA
- the ilvD gene encoding dihydroxy-acid dehydratase, whose translation MPTYRSKTSTAGRNMAGARSLWRATGMKDDDFSKPIIAVVNSFTQFVPGHVHLKDLGQLVAREIEAAGGVAKEFNTIAVDDGIAMGHDGMLYSLPSRDIIADSVEYMVNAHCADAMVCISNCDKITPGMLMAAMRLNIPVIFVSGGPMEAGKTRLANPVTKTVELKKLDLVDAMVIAADPAYSDADVAEVERSACPTCGSCSGMFTANSMNCLTEALGLSLPGNGTVVATHADREQLFKRAGRRIVELTRQHYEQDDMRALPRSVGFKAFENAMTLDIAMGGSTNTILHLLAIAQEAGIDFTMKDIDRLSRSVPQLCKVAPNTNKYHIEDVHRAGGIMAILGELDRAGKLHTDVPTVHAPTLKDALDQWDIVRTDDPAVRTFYQAGPAGIPTQVAFSQDTRWPSLDLDRAEGCIRSYEHAFSKEGGLAVLTGNIALDGCVVKTAGVDESILVFEGSAHVTESQDEAVENILNDKVKAGDVVIVRYEGPKGGPGMQEMLYPTSYIKSKGLGKACALLTDGRFSGGTSGLSIGHCSPEAAAGGAIGLVRDGDKIRIDIPNRTIDVLVSDEELARRREEQNAKGWKPAQPRPRKVSAALKAYAKLVMSADKGAVRDLSLLDD comes from the coding sequence ATGCCCACATACCGTTCCAAAACCTCCACCGCCGGCCGCAACATGGCAGGCGCGCGCTCGCTGTGGCGCGCCACCGGCATGAAAGACGACGATTTCTCGAAGCCGATCATCGCGGTCGTCAACTCGTTCACGCAGTTCGTGCCCGGGCACGTGCACCTGAAGGATCTCGGCCAGTTGGTCGCGCGCGAGATCGAGGCCGCCGGCGGCGTCGCGAAGGAATTCAACACGATCGCGGTCGACGACGGCATCGCGATGGGCCACGACGGCATGCTCTATTCGCTGCCGAGCCGCGACATCATCGCCGACTCCGTCGAATACATGGTGAACGCGCACTGCGCGGACGCGATGGTGTGCATCTCGAACTGCGACAAGATCACGCCGGGGATGCTGATGGCCGCGATGCGCCTCAACATTCCGGTGATCTTCGTGTCGGGCGGCCCGATGGAAGCCGGCAAGACGCGTCTCGCGAACCCGGTCACCAAGACCGTCGAACTGAAGAAGCTCGACCTCGTCGACGCGATGGTGATCGCGGCCGACCCGGCGTATTCGGATGCCGACGTCGCCGAAGTCGAACGCTCGGCCTGCCCGACCTGCGGCTCGTGCTCGGGCATGTTCACCGCGAACTCGATGAACTGCCTGACCGAAGCGCTCGGCCTGTCGCTGCCCGGCAACGGCACGGTCGTCGCGACGCACGCCGATCGCGAGCAGCTGTTCAAGCGCGCCGGCCGCCGCATCGTCGAGCTGACCCGCCAGCACTACGAGCAGGACGACATGCGCGCGCTGCCGCGCTCGGTCGGCTTCAAGGCGTTCGAGAACGCGATGACGCTCGACATCGCGATGGGCGGTTCGACCAACACGATCCTGCACCTGCTGGCGATCGCGCAGGAAGCCGGCATCGACTTCACGATGAAGGACATCGATCGCCTGTCGCGCAGCGTGCCGCAGCTGTGCAAGGTCGCGCCGAACACGAACAAGTACCACATCGAGGACGTGCACCGCGCGGGCGGCATCATGGCGATCCTCGGCGAGCTCGACCGCGCCGGCAAGCTGCACACCGACGTGCCGACCGTGCACGCGCCGACGCTGAAGGATGCGCTCGACCAGTGGGATATCGTCCGCACCGACGACCCGGCAGTGCGCACCTTCTACCAGGCCGGCCCGGCCGGGATCCCGACGCAAGTCGCGTTCAGCCAGGACACGCGCTGGCCGAGCCTCGACCTCGACCGCGCCGAAGGCTGCATCCGCTCGTACGAGCATGCGTTCTCGAAGGAAGGCGGCCTGGCCGTGCTGACCGGCAACATCGCGCTCGACGGCTGCGTGGTGAAGACGGCCGGCGTCGACGAAAGCATCCTCGTGTTCGAGGGCTCGGCCCACGTCACCGAATCGCAGGACGAAGCGGTCGAGAACATCCTGAACGACAAGGTCAAGGCCGGCGACGTGGTGATCGTGCGCTACGAAGGCCCGAAGGGGGGCCCCGGCATGCAGGAAATGCTGTACCCGACGAGCTACATCAAGTCGAAGGGCCTCGGCAAGGCATGCGCGCTGCTGACGGACGGCCGCTTCTCGGGCGGCACGTCGGGCCTGTCGATCGGTCACTGCTCGCCGGAAGCGGCAGCGGGCGGCGCGATCGGCCTCGTGCGCGACGGCGACAAGATCCGCATCGACATCCCGAACCGCACGATCGACGTGCTGGTGTCGGACGAGGAACTCGCACGTCGCCGCGAAGAGCAGAACGCGAAGGGCTGGAAGCCGGCGCAACCGCGTCCGCGCAAGGTGTCCGCGGCGCTGAAGGCCTATGCGAAGCTGGTGATGTCGGCCGACAAGGGTGCCGTGCGCGACCTGTCGCTGCTGGACGACTGA
- a CDS encoding Ldh family oxidoreductase — MSESLAEVVLSLDEVHALALRVLTHNGMSAAHAQAIANVITQGQRDECHSHGVYRLLVCVRSLKKGKVDPQAVPTLRRLSSSIVAVDAHRGFSLLSFETGLPVLVEMAKQHGIAAMAINHCYHFSALWPEVEAIAAEGLVGIAMNPSHSWVAPEGGREPVFGTNPIAFAWPRPDGVPFVFDFATSAIARGDIELHAKQGKAIPPHWAIDADGQPTTDPKAALQGAMRTFGGHKGSALAAMVELLGGALIGDMTSRESMAFDEGVGATPCHGELVIAFDPKVFLGDELDAGLARGERMFASITGQGARLPSQRRFDARARSIAHGVRIPKALYDEILTLLD; from the coding sequence ATGTCTGAGTCGCTCGCCGAAGTCGTCCTGTCGCTCGATGAGGTCCACGCACTCGCGCTGCGGGTGCTGACGCACAACGGGATGTCCGCCGCGCACGCGCAGGCGATCGCGAACGTGATCACGCAGGGCCAGCGCGACGAATGCCACTCGCACGGCGTGTACCGGCTGCTCGTCTGCGTGCGCTCGCTGAAGAAGGGCAAGGTCGATCCGCAGGCCGTGCCGACGCTGCGCCGGCTGTCGTCGTCGATCGTCGCGGTCGACGCGCATCGCGGCTTCTCGCTGCTCAGCTTCGAAACCGGCCTGCCGGTGCTCGTCGAGATGGCGAAGCAGCACGGGATCGCGGCGATGGCGATCAACCATTGCTACCACTTCTCGGCGCTGTGGCCCGAGGTCGAGGCGATCGCCGCCGAGGGGCTGGTCGGCATCGCGATGAACCCGAGCCACAGCTGGGTCGCGCCGGAGGGCGGCCGCGAACCGGTGTTCGGCACGAACCCGATCGCGTTCGCGTGGCCGCGCCCGGACGGCGTGCCGTTCGTGTTCGACTTCGCGACCAGCGCGATCGCGCGCGGCGACATCGAGCTGCACGCAAAACAGGGCAAGGCGATCCCGCCGCACTGGGCGATCGATGCCGACGGCCAGCCGACCACCGATCCGAAGGCCGCGCTGCAGGGCGCGATGCGCACCTTCGGCGGCCACAAGGGCTCGGCGCTGGCAGCCATGGTCGAGCTGCTCGGCGGCGCGCTGATCGGCGACATGACGAGCCGCGAGTCGATGGCCTTCGACGAAGGCGTCGGCGCGACGCCGTGCCATGGAGAGCTCGTGATCGCGTTCGACCCGAAGGTGTTCCTCGGCGACGAACTCGACGCGGGCCTCGCGCGCGGCGAGCGGATGTTCGCGTCGATCACGGGGCAAGGCGCGCGGCTGCCGTCGCAGCGGCGCTTCGATGCCCGCGCGCGCAGCATCGCGCACGGCGTGCGGATTCCGAAGGCGCTGTACGACGAAATCCTCACGCTGCTCGATTGA